Below is a window of Candidatus Latescibacter sp. DNA.
CGGGAGTCCAGATGGTGCAGTGCAGGGCAATGAATCCCATGCCACGGTTGGTGACATTGTCGATAATGGTATTCTCAAGCTCATCGCTCATGTAGCCGTCAGTCGAGGGCAGCTTTTCACGGACAGGCTCGGGACTGAAGCCGGTAACCGGGCCGCCCCATCGGGTGATAATCAGAAGATCGGCGTCGCTTATCAGTTCGGGAGTCACATACCGGGCGTCGGTGGTTGAGAGAAAACGCCAGCCGGTTTTGCCAAAGACCCCACGGAGTTCCTGCTCCTGCCCGAGAGCATTGTGGAGCTGGTCGCCGCCAAGATAGACCACCTTGGTCTCTCCTTTGGCTTTAGGGCGAATTTGGGCCTGCGTGTGCGAAGAGATACCAGCGCGACCACCACAAGCGACAGTTGAGCCAGCCAGAGAAGCCAGCCCTGCTTTGAGAACAGTACGCCGCGTGGATTTTTGTAGTGAGAACATGAAAGACCTCCTTGGAAAGAAGAATACAGAAGACAGAAGAAAAGATTTTCCGCGTATGGATAAGGTTCATGATCATGTATAGATGCCGAAACAAGTTCGGCATGACACGTGTCATCCTGAACTCGTTTCAGGATCTATCTTTCTCTTTGCAACTTTACAGTATATATCATGCCCGGCGTCAAACAAAAAACTTTTTGAAAAAAAACCTTGCGTAATCGGAAGTAAACTGTTTCCTTCAAAAATACTCGATTTTTATACCACAGGATCATAAAGATGCGGAAACTTTTAAAATACATCGCCCCGAAATCATTCAATGACGGCCTCGCACGGTGCAACGCCCTGGGGAAAAAACTCATTCGCCGGACAAGAATAGAGCGTTTCCTCGATGTGGGATGCGGCGATGGGAAACTTACCCTGGAATTTGCCGAAATCGCCCGCGCGCACGAGATTTACGGCATCGAGTATGTCGACAGCATCTGCCGTATGGCGGAAGAAAAGGGCATCCGCTGCATCAGCCAGGATGTGAATGCGCCCTGGAGCTATGACAGCGATTTCTTCGACCTCATCCTTTCCAGCCAGAGCATCGAGCATGTCCACAACACCCGGCTCTACCTTGAAGAATGCCACCGAACTCTCCTTCCCGGCGGACAGGTCATTATCCTCACCGAAAACCTGTCATCCTGGGTGAACATCGGGGCGCTCGTGTTCGGCTGGCAGCCGTTCTCCACCACCAACATCAACGGCTGGAGCCTCGGAAACCCGCTTATCTGGCATGCAGACGAACCCCGCGACGAGGAATTCATGAACACCTGGCAGGCTAGCGGGGTAAGCGGCACTGTGGGGCATGTCCGCGTGCTGGCCTACAGGGGGCTAAAAGATCTGCTGGAAAAAGTGGGATTTCGAGAAGTGCGGGTGTACACGCGCGGCTATCTTCCGCTCTGGGGGCCGCTCTCCGACCTCTTGTGCGCCATCGACCGGAGGCACGGGCATTTTCTCGTGGGGACGGGGGTGAAAAGTTCTGAACCATGATTCGCTTGATTAAAAGATTATCTTGATTTTATGTTTTACGGTTATGTCATTTGGTAAGAATTATTAAAATGTTGCGCCGTGATTGCACATTTAGATCCTGAAACGGTTTTATCGTTCCCGCGAAGCGGCAACGAGTTCAGGATGACACGTGTCATGCCGAACTTGTTTCGGCATCTATATATGATAACAAACCTTATCTAATGACATACCAGGATTATGTTTTAATCATCATGGTAATCCTTGAATCCTATAAATCATGGTTCAGACATCCTCCTTGTCTCTGCGAGGAACAATTTTCTCTTTTTCTTGCTATTCCCCCCACTTTTGTATAGTTTTACGAATCTTTGATATTACTCCGGTATACACACAAGAATAGAATATGGCAGGCAAAAGGGAAAATGGCGATCTCTCACCGGCAGTTCCTCATGAGCGGCGGAATTTTCATCGTTCTGAACTTCATGAGCAACCTTTTCGAACTCGGATTCAACGGGATCACCGCCCGGCTTCCGGAGGGAGATTACGGTATCTACCGGGCGCTTTTCGTAATCTTTTTCATATTGACCGCGCCGCTTGCAGCTTTGCAGCTCGTGGTCAGCAAGGAGGTGTCGGCCCTCACCGCCCTTGACCGGTACGGCGAGGCGAAGAATTTCGTGGCGCGTTCGCTCCGTTATGTTATCCTGGCCGGCGGAGCGACCATGTTAATCGGACTTTCGATGTCCCCTCTCATAGCCGATTTTCTGAAAATAAAGTCTGTCCTCCCGGTAATCTATCTCATGCTGATCATCGGGTTCTATTCCCTTATTCCGGTGCTGTACGGCGCTATTCAGGGATTGCAGCGGTTCATCACCCTGGGACTGGTATCCATCTGCTGGGGGATCTCTCGTTTCACCATGGCTTTCCTTTTCATCATCATTCTGGCGAAGGGGC
It encodes the following:
- a CDS encoding methyltransferase domain-containing protein; the protein is MRKLLKYIAPKSFNDGLARCNALGKKLIRRTRIERFLDVGCGDGKLTLEFAEIARAHEIYGIEYVDSICRMAEEKGIRCISQDVNAPWSYDSDFFDLILSSQSIEHVHNTRLYLEECHRTLLPGGQVIILTENLSSWVNIGALVFGWQPFSTTNINGWSLGNPLIWHADEPRDEEFMNTWQASGVSGTVGHVRVLAYRGLKDLLEKVGFREVRVYTRGYLPLWGPLSDLLCAIDRRHGHFLVGTGVKSSEP